A part of Pectinatus sottacetonis genomic DNA contains:
- a CDS encoding sensor histidine kinase: MKPPKPKMKIKIVYKLFAFFSVVLLIFMLIINSFFYFFFNKQTIELHRNDLKEKVVTISNTISLFLQNDVPEKEPPPYLRIHHHHMDMMGQDMRIPPSMDPTIPYYKALGYYIKLLNNMDKCDIWIINNNRQFLISNNHFHHSVQYNELPPGGVQVINKALKGNIVVANSFSSVLGTPSTTAAAPIKDSNGKFVGAVLMHAPINQLNSSIFYAIKLLIISSLFAMLISLPASLFLSYYCTEPLRKMKKLALSIADGNYNSKTNINQSDEIGDLADSLDQMAIRLDKAAQESGRLDKARRIFTANVSHELRTPVTVLRASLEALTSGVIKDETKQKEYHQQMLNETIYLERLVNDMLELSKLQNPDFKIEMSKFILNDLVNDAARSMRPFAAAKQIQLKTNIEIPPVKFLGDYGRLRQMLMIVLDNAIKFSQQNNEIKIHLYDKDSIAYLQIADNGCGISPQILTHIFDRFHKVNNERNKKGTGLGLAIAKHIAERHDITIKVDSILDKGTTFTFAFTNIKRV, encoded by the coding sequence TTGAAACCGCCGAAACCGAAGATGAAAATTAAAATTGTATATAAATTATTTGCCTTTTTTTCTGTGGTTTTACTCATTTTTATGCTTATAATAAACAGCTTTTTTTATTTTTTCTTTAATAAGCAAACCATTGAACTGCACAGAAATGATTTAAAAGAAAAAGTTGTAACCATTTCTAATACAATTAGTCTTTTTCTGCAAAACGATGTCCCAGAAAAAGAACCACCTCCTTATCTACGTATACACCATCATCACATGGATATGATGGGACAAGATATGCGGATACCCCCTTCTATGGATCCTACAATTCCCTACTATAAGGCACTCGGTTATTATATAAAGCTTCTCAATAATATGGATAAGTGTGATATATGGATAATAAACAATAATCGACAGTTCCTGATAAGTAACAATCATTTTCATCATTCTGTGCAATATAATGAACTTCCCCCCGGAGGTGTTCAGGTTATCAATAAAGCTTTAAAAGGTAACATTGTCGTCGCCAACAGTTTTAGCAGCGTTTTGGGCACACCTTCTACCACAGCAGCTGCCCCCATAAAAGATTCTAACGGTAAATTCGTAGGTGCAGTTCTCATGCATGCGCCTATCAATCAACTAAATAGTTCTATTTTTTATGCCATAAAACTTTTAATAATAAGCTCCTTATTTGCCATGCTCATTTCATTGCCAGCTTCATTATTTCTTTCTTATTACTGTACAGAACCACTGCGTAAAATGAAGAAACTTGCCCTTTCTATTGCTGATGGCAATTATAATAGCAAGACTAATATTAATCAATCTGATGAAATAGGTGATTTAGCTGATTCTCTCGACCAGATGGCTATAAGGCTTGATAAAGCGGCTCAGGAAAGCGGCCGCCTTGATAAGGCTCGCCGTATTTTTACTGCTAATGTATCTCATGAACTTAGAACGCCTGTTACGGTACTGCGTGCCTCACTTGAAGCGCTTACCAGCGGAGTAATAAAAGATGAAACAAAACAAAAAGAATACCATCAACAGATGCTCAATGAAACTATATATCTTGAGCGCCTGGTAAATGACATGCTAGAATTATCCAAATTGCAAAATCCCGATTTTAAAATAGAAATGTCAAAATTTATTTTAAACGATCTTGTAAATGACGCTGCAAGATCAATGCGTCCATTTGCTGCCGCAAAACAGATACAGCTCAAGACAAATATAGAAATTCCTCCTGTAAAATTTCTTGGTGACTATGGACGTTTGCGACAAATGCTAATGATCGTTTTGGACAATGCAATAAAATTTTCCCAGCAGAATAATGAAATAAAAATCCATCTTTATGATAAAGACAGCATTGCTTACCTGCAAATAGCTGATAATGGCTGTGGTATATCACCGCAAATACTCACCCATATTTTCGATCGGTTCCATAAAGTAAATAACGAACGCAACAAAAAGGGAACTGGACTTGGTCTGGCTATAGCTAAACATATAGCAGAAAGACATGACATTACTATAAAAGTAGACAGTATTTTAGATAAAGGAACCACTTTTACTTTTGCTTTCACTAATATTAAAAGGGTATAA
- a CDS encoding response regulator transcription factor — MKNMLIAEDNEQIAVVLGEYARQEGFNVFFAEDGMAATAIFDKEKLDIILLDIMMPKKDGFAVCREIRKSSNVPVIMITARGEDFERIMGLDIGADDYIVKPFSPAEVMARVRAVLRRMDTTSSDKKHILKYDTMVIDLDSYAVTIDEKDVSLTKKEIELLWLLASNYGKVFSRDNLLDSIWGYDYFGDTRTVDSHIKRLRAKLNTKSIYGKMIKTVWGVGYKFETAETEDEN; from the coding sequence ATGAAAAACATGCTCATTGCGGAAGATAATGAACAAATAGCCGTTGTTTTGGGCGAATATGCCAGACAGGAAGGTTTTAATGTATTTTTTGCAGAAGATGGAATGGCTGCTACTGCTATATTTGACAAAGAAAAACTTGACATAATTCTACTCGATATAATGATGCCCAAAAAAGACGGCTTTGCCGTATGCCGTGAGATTCGTAAGAGTTCTAATGTTCCTGTAATAATGATAACAGCTCGCGGTGAAGATTTTGAACGCATCATGGGACTTGACATTGGCGCTGATGATTATATTGTAAAGCCCTTTTCTCCCGCGGAAGTAATGGCCAGAGTACGAGCCGTACTGCGCCGTATGGATACTACTTCATCAGATAAAAAACATATATTAAAATATGATACTATGGTCATTGATCTAGATAGTTATGCTGTTACAATTGATGAAAAAGATGTTTCTCTGACTAAAAAAGAAATTGAACTTTTATGGCTTCTAGCTTCAAATTATGGTAAAGTTTTCTCCCGTGATAATCTCTTAGACAGTATTTGGGGATATGACTATTTCGGTGATACCAGAACAGTCGACTCCCATATAAAACGTCTACGGGCAAAGTTAAATACTAAAAGTATTTATGGTAAAATGATAAAAACAGTATGGGGAGTGGGATATAAATTTGAAACCGCCGAAACCGAAGATGAAAATTAA